From the Kwoniella dendrophila CBS 6074 chromosome 8, complete sequence genome, the window CTGGATTATGTCATACAGATTTAGTAGTTTTAAatggtggttttggtggtggtttgCCTTTGACTGGATCGCACGAACCTGCAGGGACAATTGTTGAACTATGTGATAGAGCTTTAGAAATTAATGGAGGATTGAAAATAGGTGATAGGGTTGTGGCTTTATTTCATCAAGATCTTTGCGGTAAGTTGACCAGCACATTGTCAGTGATGATTTTGAACTAACATAATAAGTTGGATCTAGGTACTTGTTCAGAttgtaaatttggtgattggAAGTAAGTCCAAGAGTTTGTTAGATAGATAAAATAAGTATTCACTTACCAACTCTTTCTGCTGCTCAGATATTGCAGTCATTCAAAATATGGAGGTATCACTACCGATGGATATTTCGCTGAATACGCTTTAGTTGAAGCGAAATCTTGTGTAATTATTCCAGATTCAATGAGCTTTGAGCAGGTAAGTCGACATCAGATAGAATCTATCTATCCCATGATAtataaatcaagaaatagCATCTGCCATCATGAAGTAATGATGTTATATGATACTTCAAGCTTGTTCAGCTAGTGACTGTTAACTATCATTTAGGCTGCCCCACTTACTTGTGCAGGTGTAACAGCTTATACAGCAATCAAAAAAGCTAATCTGAAACCTGGTCAAATTATCGCTATAAGTGGGTTAGGTGCTGTAGGTAGTTTGGGTGTACAAATGGCTAAAGAAATAGTAAGTCGTGAACAAAACTGCAGAGAATTACAGGTAAAAACATGCAGCAATTCACTAAACTGATTGGGCGGATTCACGTTTTTATTTATCAAGGGTCTCAAAGTAGTTGCCATAGATGTTAGACCAGAACCTATAGAATTAGTTAATTCATTTGAACTAAAACCAGATTTAATCATCAATAGTAACGAAGTATCTTTAGAAGAGGCATTGAAACGAATTATAAACTTAGACCTGAAGGATATGAAGGATGGGAAGGtgttgatggtaagttaGATTAACTCAACTGGGTTTTCACAGAACGTATCTGTAAATTAATTCTGTGAAATTACGTAGTGACCTTGTTGGTAGCCGATCCACCCGCATCGCACTCATATGGAGCTGCAATAACTCGAAAACATGGCACTCTGATCCTCGTTTCTGGTCCATTACAAGGAATTAAATTGGAGTTCACAGATTTGTTGTTCAAAGATTTATGTCTTAAAGGTTCTTTACATGGTAATGCGGTCGACCTAAAAGAGACAATTGATTTATGTTCAAAATCCAATACCAAATCTCATATTAAGAAATTTCATATTGAAGAGCATAAAAAGATGTTGAGAGAAACTGAAAAAAAggaatcaaaaggtaaaattgtGGTAACCTTTTGATCTCACTTCACTAAGATGGGAGAGTGGGTAGATAGTTTAATTCTTGATGTATTGCTTGCACTTGAATATGCATTTAATTGTAAATAGACGGACTACTGGTTAATCATTGTAAATGCGAGGTATCAATACTCGCTTAGTGATTGCAATTCACTGCCACCCAATTGACATGTATTGTTTTGCATGCTTTGCACCTAAAACCATTtttaatatatatatatatacctatgCCTCAACTTTCGATTTATATACACTCTTGGCGACAGTAATGGCTTCTTGCACTTTGGAAGGTTCATTTCCTACACCAGTAGCAGAATCATCACGACCACCACCCTTTGAAAAGAGAATTCATTAGCGTCTAAATTACATACCACTGTTCGAGGAGAAAGGtaatactcactttaccaccaaGGATTTTACTGATTTCACCTAACCATGATTTACCATCTAAAACCTTTCTGTCCAATACTTCTTTTGGTAAGTAGTTGGTATGAGCAACTTTACCAGTTTCAGTATCTGTTGAGAATACGTAAATTGCTTTGGAAAGTGATTTTCCTGAAGTTACAGCTGCTCCTAATGTCTGTTCGTAGCAAATAAGTGTAAGCTATATCGCATCCAAGTCACAATTTCTTGAGCTTACTTTGGCATTACCACCTGCAACTTCAAATTCGCCAACGTAAACATTTTCGTTGGGGTTTTCTTTAAAGTAAGCTTTGATAGTATCTTGAATGACTTTTGAATCAGCAGCagttttagctttagcagcGGCGACGATCTCGGTTTGCATCTTTTCGAAAGTAGCTTTGAATGAtgctttcttgatcaatgaGATACTACTTTGACCGAGTTCCTGAATTCATACTACATCAGCTTGGGGATAATGTGCGAGTGTAAAAGCGTGAGAGCGGAAAAGGAATTAAGCGTAGAAAGGGGGAGGAGTGGTGAAAGGCGAGGcgaaaaagagagagagaatAGAGGACAGGAGAGAAAAGGATCTAGGAGGGTTTTATCCCACTCACAACTAGATAAGGCTTCATGGCAGTCTccttttctttaccttgtaaaTCCTTGATTCTATCTAATCTTCGTTCAAATTCAGCAGCTTTTCTTGAAACTTCATGAGCTTCATGTCCAGTGACAGCAACAACACGTCTAATACCTTTAGCAATCGAAGATTCTTCTACGATAACGAAATCTTTGATGTCATCTGTTTTAGCTACATGTGTACCACCACAGAATTCAATACTTGTCCCTCTCCATTTTGAATCTTCAATGTTTTGTGCAATATCTTCTAATGGATAACCTAATGAAACTACTCTAACTGGATCAGGATATGCTTCACCAAACACAGCTCTTAATCCTGGAATCTTGTATGCTTCAGCTAAAGACATTTCTTTGGCATACACTGGCGCAGCTTTCTTGATCCATTCATTACAGATAGCTTCAATTTTGACAAGTTCAGGTGTACCAATAGATTTACCGTGTGAGAAATCGAATCGGAGTTTGGTGGAAGCAACAAGAGAACCTTTTTGATCGATATGATCACCGAGAACTTCTCGAAGGGCAAAGTTGAGAATGTGTGTACCAGTGTGGTTATTTCGTATAGGCCATCTTCGGAGCTGCGAGATATTAGCGGGCTTACAACGAGAGACCGATGCTACTCACCTCATCATATGTACAGATCACCTCATCGCCAACCTTGAtctcaccttcttccatttGACCAATATGTAAGACGTAACCGTTAAAGACTTGTACATCTTCTACCTTGAACTCGGCTTTACCGTCTATAGCAATAACACCGGTATCGTATTCTTGACCACCAGATTCAGCGTAGAAGTTGGTTTTGTCGAGTAAGACACCGAAAGGAGCGTTAGGTGGGAGTTCAGAAGTGGAAGAGTAGAATTTGGAGGAGtggtagattgatttgaCAGTGGCTTTGATATCGTCGAGTTCTAGGTAGACAATCGAGTATCAGTATTATATTGTGTTCCAGAGGTACATGTTATTCCTCCGACAGTCTGGTCCAAACTAAATTGATCATCCAACTCACGATACTTGAACGAATCATCGGTCTTTGGGACTTGATCATTAGCTTCTAAAGCACCTAAATCATGTACATCTAATTTGACCGTTCCGGCTACACCTTTGTCTTTGCCACCTGCCTTTGAAGCTTCAAGTGATTCTAATCTAGCTTTTTCAAAAGCATCTTGATCAATCtttaaacctctttcttcagccATAATTTGAGTTAAATCAACTGGGAAACCATATGTATCGTATAATCTCCAaatatctttaccaccaagaACATCTCGTTTCTCTTCTATAGCGGTACTGGCGTATTTGTTGAATAATGCTTCACCTCTGGTCAGTGTTCGAGCGAatgaagcttcttcttcgttgaGGATTTCAATGAGTTCAGGAACTTTCTTAGTGACTTCGGGGAAGATGCCAGACTAGTGAAGCAACCGTAAATTAGTTTGACCTGATGTACATTCTGCTAAGCTCAACTTACCAAAGATTCAACGACTACTGGTACAagggaagagaagaaacTACCAATCTTGACGTTCAACTTGTTGTTAGCGTATCTAACACCTCTTCTCAAAATT encodes:
- a CDS encoding alanine-tRNA ligase yields the protein MSFADKKPEVPTSAPHPWPSPADWPAAKVRQTYIDYFVNQPGFEHTFWPSSGVIPFDDDTLLFANAGMNQYKPLLLGTADPKSDLSKLIRAVNSQKCIRAGGKHNDLDDVGKDTYHHTFFEMLGNWSFGNYFKLGAITMAWDLLTRVYGLPKDRLYVTYFEGDAKQGLEPDTEAQRIWRDLGVPESHILPGNAKDNFWEMGATGPCGPCSEIHFDRIGGREVPELVNADDPNVLEIWNNVFMQYNREVSGELRPLPAKHIDTGMGFERLVSILHNVSSNYDTDVFTPIFAKIQELTGARPYQGKLGEEDVDGVDTAYRVIADHIRTLTIAISDGGVPDKDGRGYVLRRILRRGVRYANNKLNVKIGSFFSSLVPVVVESLSGIFPEVTKKVPELIEILNEEEASFARTLTRGEALFNKYASTAIEEKRDVLGGKDIWRLYDTYGFPVDLTQIMAEERGLKIDQDAFEKARLESLEASKAGGKDKGVAGTVKLDVHDLGALEANDQVPKTDDSFKYQLDDIKATVKSIYHSSKFYSSTSELPPNAPFGVLLDKTNFYAESGGQEYDTGVIAIDGKAEFKVEDVQVFNGYVLHIGQMEEGEIKVGDEVICTYDELRRWPIRNNHTGTHILNFALREVLGDHIDQKGSLVASTKLRFDFSHGKSIGTPELVKIEAICNEWIKKAAPVYAKEMSLAEAYKIPGLRAVFGEAYPDPVRVVSLGYPLEDIAQNIEDSKWRGTSIEFCGGTHVAKTDDIKDFVIVEESSIAKGIRRVVAVTGHEAHEVSRKAAEFERRLDRIKDLQGKEKETAMKPYLVELGQSSISLIKKASFKATFEKMQTEIVAAAKAKTAADSKVIQDTIKAYFKENPNENVYVGEFEVAGGNAKTLGAAVTSGKSLSKAIYVFSTDTETGKVAHTNYLPKEVLDRKVLDGKSWLGEISKILGGKGGGRDDSATGVGNEPSKVQEAITVAKSVYKSKVEA